From Lathamus discolor isolate bLatDis1 chromosome 15, bLatDis1.hap1, whole genome shotgun sequence, a single genomic window includes:
- the LOC136022457 gene encoding ectonucleoside triphosphate diphosphohydrolase 8-like isoform X3, with translation MQSPMRRALRCGSVAALGALAVAAFLLVLTPTRDAALPARNKYGLVFDAGSTHTALYIYRWPADKENGTGIVSQVEACTAAGRGISSYADDPAGAGASLKPCLDKAMEIIPAEQQRETPTYLGATAGMRLLREQNSTKAQQVFAEVAKAIGEYPVEFRGAQVLTGNEEGSFGWISVNFLMETLVKASPSTAQISHPCYPRGYQENITTAELYDSPCVRAPSSPSAAQLLRVMGTGEPAACSAAVQQLFNLSCGANSTCGFNGVYQPPVRGQFFAFSGLYHSLHFLNLTEGQPLTLVNATIGQFCTSTWEKVQRELPTASRIQLRDACAASTYALTLLLQGFGFNHTTWRNIRFTRQVTGVDVGWTLGYMLNLTNMIPSEIPQRVIGLRRSNWIAAMVLLATMLILTFCLLALTCCQKSSSGYVSL, from the exons ATGCAGAGCCCCATGCGCAGGGCTCTGCGCTGCGGCTCGGTGGCTGCGCTGGGGGCGCTGGCGGTGGCCGCCTTCCTCCTGGTCCTGACCCCGACGAGGGACGCTGCCCTTCCTGCCAGGAACAAA TACGGGCTGGTGTTTGACGCCGGCTCCACGCACACGGCTCTCTACATCTACCGGTGGCCTGCAGACAAGGAGAACGGCACCGGCATCGTGTCCCAGGTGGAGGCCTGCACTGCAGCCG GACGCGGCATCTCCAGCTACGCAGACGACCCCGCCGGGGCCGGAGCCAGCCTGAAGCCCTGCCTGGACAAGGCCATGGAGATCATCCCGGCAGAGCAGCAGCGGGAGACCCCCACCTACCTGGGGGCCACAGCGGGCATGCGGCTGCTGAG GGAGCAGAACAGCACCAAGGCCCAGCAGGTCTTTGCCGAGGTGGCCAAGGCCATTGGCGAGTACCCGGTGGAGTTCCGCGGCGCTCAGGTCCTGACGGGGAACGAGGAGGGCTCCTTCGGCTGGATCAGCGTCAACTTCCTGATGGAGACGCTCGTCAAG GCCAGCCCGTCCACTGCGCAGATCTCACACCCCTGCTACCCCAGGGGGTACCAGGAGAACATCACCACGGCAGAGCTCTACGACAGCCCCTGTGTGCGTGCCCCGAGCAGCCCCAGCGCCGCGCAGCTCCTCAGGGTGATGGGGACAGGGGAGCCAGCAGCGTGCAGCGCCGCCGTCCAGCAGCTCTTCAACCTCAGCTGTGGGGCCAACAGCACGTGCGGGTTCAACGGGGTCTATCAGCCGCCCGTGCGGGGACAGTTCTTT GCCTTCTCAGGGCTTTATCACAGCCTTCACTTCCTGAACCTGACGGAAGGGCAGCCCCTGACCTTGGTCAATGCCACCATCGGGCAGTTCTGCACCAGCACCTGGGAGAAG GTGCAGCGGGAGCTCCCCACCGCGAGCAGGATTCAGCTCCGTGACGCTTGTGCAGCCAGCACCTACgccctcaccctgctcctgcagggcttTGGATTCAACCACACGACGTGGCGGAACATCCGCTTCACCCGGCAG GTCACTGGTGTAGACGTGGGCTGGACTCTGGGCTACATGCTCAACCTCACCAATATGATTCCCTCGGAGATTCCCCAGAGAGTCATAGGGCTCCGGAGAAGCAATTGGATAGCAGCCATGGTTCTGCTGGCCACCATGCTCATCCTCACCTTCTGCCTGCTCGCACTCACGTGCTGCCAGAAAAGCTCCTCTGGGTATGTCAGTCTCTAG
- the LOC136022457 gene encoding ectonucleoside triphosphate diphosphohydrolase 8-like isoform X2 yields the protein MQSPMRRALRCGSVAALGALAVAAFLLVLTPTRDAALPARNKYGLVFDAGSTHTALYIYRWPADKENGTGIVSQVEACTAAGRGISSYADDPAGAGASLKPCLDKAMEIIPAEQQRETPTYLGATAGMRLLREQNSTKAQQVFAEVAKAIGEYPVEFRGAQVLTGNEEGSFGWISVNFLMETLVKCSLTGTWTHPPAEDVVGALDLGGASTQITFLPGTPIEDSSTGALLRLYGTNYSIYTHSYLCYGQKQALKMLVASLHQASPSTAQISHPCYPRGYQENITTAELYDSPCVRAPSSPSAAQLLRVMGTGEPAACSAAVQQLFNLSCGANSTCGFNGVYQPPVRGQFFAFSGLYHSLHFLNLTEGQPLTLVNATIGQFCTSTWEKVQRELPTASRIQLRDACAASTYALTLLLQGFGFNHTTWRNIRFTRQVTGVDVGWTLGYMLNLTNMIPSEIPQRVIGLRRSNWIAAMVLLATMLILTFCLLALTCCQKSSSGYVSL from the exons ATGCAGAGCCCCATGCGCAGGGCTCTGCGCTGCGGCTCGGTGGCTGCGCTGGGGGCGCTGGCGGTGGCCGCCTTCCTCCTGGTCCTGACCCCGACGAGGGACGCTGCCCTTCCTGCCAGGAACAAA TACGGGCTGGTGTTTGACGCCGGCTCCACGCACACGGCTCTCTACATCTACCGGTGGCCTGCAGACAAGGAGAACGGCACCGGCATCGTGTCCCAGGTGGAGGCCTGCACTGCAGCCG GACGCGGCATCTCCAGCTACGCAGACGACCCCGCCGGGGCCGGAGCCAGCCTGAAGCCCTGCCTGGACAAGGCCATGGAGATCATCCCGGCAGAGCAGCAGCGGGAGACCCCCACCTACCTGGGGGCCACAGCGGGCATGCGGCTGCTGAG GGAGCAGAACAGCACCAAGGCCCAGCAGGTCTTTGCCGAGGTGGCCAAGGCCATTGGCGAGTACCCGGTGGAGTTCCGCGGCGCTCAGGTCCTGACGGGGAACGAGGAGGGCTCCTTCGGCTGGATCAGCGTCAACTTCCTGATGGAGACGCTCGTCAAG TGCTCCCTCACAGGCACATGGACCCACCCACCTGCAGAGGATGTGGTCGGAGCTTTGGACCTCGGTGGGGCTTCAACCCAGATCACGTTCCTTCCTGGGACCCCCATAGaagacagcagcacaggagccCTCCTCAGGCTGTACGGGACCAACTACTCCATCTACACCCACAGCTACCTCTGCTATGGGCAAAAGCAAGCCCTGAAGATGCTGGTGGCTTCCTTACACCAG GCCAGCCCGTCCACTGCGCAGATCTCACACCCCTGCTACCCCAGGGGGTACCAGGAGAACATCACCACGGCAGAGCTCTACGACAGCCCCTGTGTGCGTGCCCCGAGCAGCCCCAGCGCCGCGCAGCTCCTCAGGGTGATGGGGACAGGGGAGCCAGCAGCGTGCAGCGCCGCCGTCCAGCAGCTCTTCAACCTCAGCTGTGGGGCCAACAGCACGTGCGGGTTCAACGGGGTCTATCAGCCGCCCGTGCGGGGACAGTTCTTT GCCTTCTCAGGGCTTTATCACAGCCTTCACTTCCTGAACCTGACGGAAGGGCAGCCCCTGACCTTGGTCAATGCCACCATCGGGCAGTTCTGCACCAGCACCTGGGAGAAG GTGCAGCGGGAGCTCCCCACCGCGAGCAGGATTCAGCTCCGTGACGCTTGTGCAGCCAGCACCTACgccctcaccctgctcctgcagggcttTGGATTCAACCACACGACGTGGCGGAACATCCGCTTCACCCGGCAG GTCACTGGTGTAGACGTGGGCTGGACTCTGGGCTACATGCTCAACCTCACCAATATGATTCCCTCGGAGATTCCCCAGAGAGTCATAGGGCTCCGGAGAAGCAATTGGATAGCAGCCATGGTTCTGCTGGCCACCATGCTCATCCTCACCTTCTGCCTGCTCGCACTCACGTGCTGCCAGAAAAGCTCCTCTGGGTATGTCAGTCTCTAG
- the LOC136022457 gene encoding ectonucleoside triphosphate diphosphohydrolase 8-like isoform X1, whose protein sequence is MQSPMRRALRCGSVAALGALAVAAFLLVLTPTRDAALPARNKYGLVFDAGSTHTALYIYRWPADKENGTGIVSQVEACTAAGRGISSYADDPAGAGASLKPCLDKAMEIIPAEQQRETPTYLGATAGMRLLREQNSTKAQQVFAEVAKAIGEYPVEFRGAQVLTGNEEGSFGWISVNFLMETLVKCSLTGTWTHPPAEDVVGALDLGGASTQITFLPGTPIEDSSTGALLRLYGTNYSIYTHSYLCYGQKQALKMLVASLHQGHHGRRQSWGGPNIQEQDCTEMEASPSTAQISHPCYPRGYQENITTAELYDSPCVRAPSSPSAAQLLRVMGTGEPAACSAAVQQLFNLSCGANSTCGFNGVYQPPVRGQFFAFSGLYHSLHFLNLTEGQPLTLVNATIGQFCTSTWEKVQRELPTASRIQLRDACAASTYALTLLLQGFGFNHTTWRNIRFTRQVTGVDVGWTLGYMLNLTNMIPSEIPQRVIGLRRSNWIAAMVLLATMLILTFCLLALTCCQKSSSGYVSL, encoded by the exons ATGCAGAGCCCCATGCGCAGGGCTCTGCGCTGCGGCTCGGTGGCTGCGCTGGGGGCGCTGGCGGTGGCCGCCTTCCTCCTGGTCCTGACCCCGACGAGGGACGCTGCCCTTCCTGCCAGGAACAAA TACGGGCTGGTGTTTGACGCCGGCTCCACGCACACGGCTCTCTACATCTACCGGTGGCCTGCAGACAAGGAGAACGGCACCGGCATCGTGTCCCAGGTGGAGGCCTGCACTGCAGCCG GACGCGGCATCTCCAGCTACGCAGACGACCCCGCCGGGGCCGGAGCCAGCCTGAAGCCCTGCCTGGACAAGGCCATGGAGATCATCCCGGCAGAGCAGCAGCGGGAGACCCCCACCTACCTGGGGGCCACAGCGGGCATGCGGCTGCTGAG GGAGCAGAACAGCACCAAGGCCCAGCAGGTCTTTGCCGAGGTGGCCAAGGCCATTGGCGAGTACCCGGTGGAGTTCCGCGGCGCTCAGGTCCTGACGGGGAACGAGGAGGGCTCCTTCGGCTGGATCAGCGTCAACTTCCTGATGGAGACGCTCGTCAAG TGCTCCCTCACAGGCACATGGACCCACCCACCTGCAGAGGATGTGGTCGGAGCTTTGGACCTCGGTGGGGCTTCAACCCAGATCACGTTCCTTCCTGGGACCCCCATAGaagacagcagcacaggagccCTCCTCAGGCTGTACGGGACCAACTACTCCATCTACACCCACAGCTACCTCTGCTATGGGCAAAAGCAAGCCCTGAAGATGCTGGTGGCTTCCTTACACCAG GGCCACCATGGCAGGAGGCAGTCCTGGGGGGGTCCCAACATCCAAGAACAGGACTGTACCGAGATGGAG GCCAGCCCGTCCACTGCGCAGATCTCACACCCCTGCTACCCCAGGGGGTACCAGGAGAACATCACCACGGCAGAGCTCTACGACAGCCCCTGTGTGCGTGCCCCGAGCAGCCCCAGCGCCGCGCAGCTCCTCAGGGTGATGGGGACAGGGGAGCCAGCAGCGTGCAGCGCCGCCGTCCAGCAGCTCTTCAACCTCAGCTGTGGGGCCAACAGCACGTGCGGGTTCAACGGGGTCTATCAGCCGCCCGTGCGGGGACAGTTCTTT GCCTTCTCAGGGCTTTATCACAGCCTTCACTTCCTGAACCTGACGGAAGGGCAGCCCCTGACCTTGGTCAATGCCACCATCGGGCAGTTCTGCACCAGCACCTGGGAGAAG GTGCAGCGGGAGCTCCCCACCGCGAGCAGGATTCAGCTCCGTGACGCTTGTGCAGCCAGCACCTACgccctcaccctgctcctgcagggcttTGGATTCAACCACACGACGTGGCGGAACATCCGCTTCACCCGGCAG GTCACTGGTGTAGACGTGGGCTGGACTCTGGGCTACATGCTCAACCTCACCAATATGATTCCCTCGGAGATTCCCCAGAGAGTCATAGGGCTCCGGAGAAGCAATTGGATAGCAGCCATGGTTCTGCTGGCCACCATGCTCATCCTCACCTTCTGCCTGCTCGCACTCACGTGCTGCCAGAAAAGCTCCTCTGGGTATGTCAGTCTCTAG